Part of the Paenibacillus kyungheensis genome, CGATGTATTTGAAACCAGTCAATGTGTTGAACACTGTTGCTCCATAATGTTCAGCAATAGCCGCTCCCATTTCGCTGGTTACAATAGTCTTAATGACTGCACCATTCGAAGGAAGTTTGCCTTGCTCTTGAAGCTGGCTCAAATAATAATGGATCATAATGGCACCAGATTGGTTACCTGTAAGTACAAAGTATTTACCAGTAGGATCTTTTACAACAGCACCCATACGGTCACTATCTGGATCAGTACCGATTAGAATATCAGCATCTACTTCTTCACCAAGTTTAATCGCTAGTGTAAAAGCTTCACGTTCTTCAGGGTTAGGAGACTTCACCGTTGTAAAGTTACCATCTGGTGCTTCTTGCTCAGACACGATAGAAACATTCGTAAAGCCAAGACGTTCCAATCCTGCACGTACTGGAAGATTACCTGCTCCATGCAAAGGGGTATAGACGATTTTCAAAGCTTTACCTGCTTCGCCTTGTAACAATTCACGATTCACACTAATATCCGTAACTGCTTGGATAAAGTCTTCATCTTCCTGTTTGCCTAACCATACTAGCAATCCTTGTTGCTCTGCTTCTTCGCGGCTCATACGTTTGATCGCCGCAAAAGAAGAAACTTCACGGATATTGCTAATCACTTTTTCTGCTTCATGAGGAACCAATTGTCCACCACTATTGTTATACACTTTGTATCCATTATATTCAGGCGGGTTATGACTTGCTGTAATCACAATACCACCGGTTGCTTTTAGATTGCGCACTGCAAAGGAAAGTTCTGGTGTTGAACGAAGTGAAGGGAATAACTTAGCTACGATTCCGTTCCCAGCAAGTACCAAAGCTGCTTCTAATGAAAACTCTGGTGAAAAGTGACGGGAATCATGAGCGATCACAACAGATGGTTTACCTTCTCCGGAATGAGCAGATACAATATATTCTGCTAATCCTTGTGTTGCTCTACCTACCGTATAAGAGTTCATACGATTACTGCCTGCACCAATCACTCCACGTAATCCACCTGTACCGAATTCCAAATCACGGTAAAAGCGATCTTCTAATTCTTTGTCTTGTCCTTGGAGCCCTTGCAATTCCTCTTTGGTTGCTGCATCGATCGATTCATCATTTAACCATTGATCTAGATTGCGTTGAGCTTGTTCACTAAGTGTTGTCATAATATCCATCCCTTCTCTATATATGGTTTATAAAAAATACATTCATTTGATATTCAATCTGATCAATTATTCTTTATTCGGATCAGTCAGTGCAAACATAATTTCGCCTTCAGCAACAACTGTACCATTAACAGTTGCTTTGGCCTGACCTTTACCAATCGATGCTTTCATACGGGTAATTTCTACTTCTAATTGAAGTGTATCTCCAGGCACAACCTGTCCACGGAAACGAACACCATCGATCCCTGCAAACATAGCTAGTTTATTACGGTTAGCTTCCATTTGTAAAATAGCTACTGCACCTACTTGAGCTAACGCTTCAACAATCAGCACACCTGGCATTACCGGATAGCCCGGAAAATGTCCTACAAAAAAAGGTTCATTGATTGTTACATTTTTGATCCCTACTGCACGTTTACCGACTTCCAATTCCAGTATGCGATCTACCAGTAAAAAAGGAGGACGATGCGGTATAATCTCCTGAATTTGTTGTACATCTAACACAACCAAAACCCCTCTCATTTTCAACAGTATAGGTTCACTTCTATTCTCTCTTTACAGTTGCTTCTCTACATATCATGCGCATCTGTTCAGAAAAGATTGGTTCCCCTGCATTGTCCCATATAATATGTAAGCATTTTTTAGTCATTTTAAGCATTCCACATCATTATAACGGTTTCGACAACAAAAATAAAACTCCTGCATTAGCAGGAGTCTTTAAAGGTCATGGTGCAAAAACAAGTTGAAAAATATGCGCCCATGTTTCTGGATATAATACATCCGATATATTTTGTTTGCCAATCATAGCATAACCTACTGCTAAGCCTGCTATCAAAGCAACAACAAATCCAACGATCACTAATAGTACACGTAGTGTTTTGATACCTGCCGAAGAAGATCGAGTGGCTGGCTTCTTCTCCGGCTCTTTTCTCTCAGGTGCAGCAGGTTTTCTCACAATTTTTTTGTTAGGAGTTGCTTTCCCTTGAGCTTTAGCCGCTTCTTGTACGGCTGCGCGTCTACTAGCCACGAATACTATTGGTAATACTCATCATATTATCACTAGAAGATAACGTACGTGCTGCCAGCTGATATGCACGTTGCACTGTAATCAATTCAGACATTTCTGCACTCAAATCGACATTAGAACCTTCCAAAAATCCCTGACGGATTTGAGTTGTTGGTGACATCGTGCCTACAACATCATTCAAGTTCGCTCCGGTAGGTAACATGAATAAGTTGCCATCCATTTGTGTAAGACCTTCTGGATGAATGACACGATCTACTTGAACGGTTTGTGGAAGGATTGTAATTTTACCTGCGCTATCTGTAGAACGAACAACACCTTTGTCATCGATCTGGATATTAGTTTTGGCTGGAACTTCTAGAGGAGCAGATACACCTCTAGCATTTTTCCCCATAAGTAAATAGCCTTGATCGGTTGCCATAAATGCTTTGGTCGGATCGGTTGCTGACGGTACGAAGTGGAAAGAACCTTCACGTGTCCAACCTTGCTTACCATCGGCACTCACTGCAAACATACCGTCACCTTGAATAGCCAAATCCGTTGGATTGTTAGTCGTCTGCATTTCACCTTGAGCTGTATTCATCGTCACATCGCCCATACGAGCACCAAACCCAAGATTGTACCCAGCACCTGTTACACGACCTGGCAAAGCAGACGCTGCACCTGGTTGCTGTTTGACAGCGGTAAATACATCTTCAAATGTAGCTTGCTTTCCTTTATATCCAACGGTATCGGCATTCGCAATGTTGTCAGATACCACACCCAGTTTTTGCTGGATACCGCTCATCGCTACCATTGCACTGATCATCGAATTATTCATTATTCTCCTCCTTTGCTAACCATCTATACTGCTATATTATACACGACCTACGTCATTGACTGTTTTGTCTAAGCTTTTATCATAAAATTGTACGATCTTCTGATTGGCTTCATAAGCACGAAGTGCTGCTGTTAAATCAACCATTGAAGCGGCTGCATCTACTGTAGAACCTTCCAAGTAACCTTGACGAACTTCTACATTATCGCCTGCTTGCAATTGTCTCACCCCTGCTGTAGCTGGATCTGTTACACGAAATAATCCATCACCTGCACGAGTCATCTGACCTGGTAGATTGACTACAGAAATTCCTAAGCGTCCTACTGTAGCGCCATTCAATTTGGTTGTGATATTTCCTCTTGAATCAAAATTATAATCATCGATTGAACCACGTAGTGTAATCGGATTACCTGTTGCTCCTAATACCTGATTACCTGTAGATGTCAATAATTGTCCTGCTGCATTCAATTGAAAATTACCGTCACGCGTATAACCAGTCTCACCTGTTTTGCTAGTTGCTGTAAAAAAAGCTTGTGGACGGTACGTCACGGTACCGTTTTCTGCTACATATTTACCTGAAGCATCGAAAGGAATGTTCTGCCGGGTTGTCGGGTCTGCCAGATTAATCTCTGACACCAAAGCAAAGTCGTCTGCCGAATTCGTCTGACGCATATCACCTTGTACATTCATAGAGATGCTTTCTTCTGCCAGTACGCCTGTATTCAAACGACCAATATTTTGGTTGCTTGCTCCTTGATCTCCATTATTTAGCGAGATCAGCATTTCTGGAAAAGAACGTTCAATACTCTCTACTTGCTTGTATCCAGGGGTATTTACGTTTGCTATATTTTGCGTCACGGTATCATGGCGACGTTGCTGAGTGATCATACCTGAAGCTGCCGTATATAGACCTCTTAACATTACCGGACACTCCTTTCGTGTTCAATATATGGGTAATTCTGATTGTGTATATCCAAGTTTCCGTCTCATCATTACATTCTACTCTTATATATCGGTTAGACTAGAACTTTTTTTTAGAGACTTTGTCCAAATTATTTAACATAATTCCTGTTCCTTTAACAACACAGTGCATAGGATCTTCTGCAACCAGTACAGGGACATGTAATTCTTGAGATAATAATTCTTCTAACCCGTCTAACATCGCTCCGCCACCTGTCAAAATAACACCACGATCAATAATATCTGCGGATAATTCTGGAGGCGTCTGCTCTAACACAGTTTTGGCTGCTGCTACAATCGACAAAATCGTATCGGATAATGCTTCTTGTACTTCACCGGACGAAATTGTAATTGTTTTAGGCAATCCGCTTACGATATCACGACCACGAATATCCATTTCTCTTTGTACACCACCCGGGCGTACTGTCGCAATATTAATTTTGATATCTTCTGCTGTACGTTCACCGATCAGCAATTTATATTTATTTTTGATATGTCTAATGACCGATTCATCGAATTTGTCTCCAGCAACTTTTAGTGAAGCTGAAGTTACAATATCACCCATAGACAATACAGCGATATCGGTTGTACCTCCACCGATATCAATAACCATATTACCACTTGGTTCGAAAATATTCATACCTGCTCCGATCGCTGCTGCTTTGGGTTCTGCTTCTAAAAACACTTCTTTGGCACCACTGCGTTCTGCTGCTTCACGAATCGACTTTTGCTCAACAGAAGTAATATTGGTAGGTGCACAGATCAAAATACGAGGATGGCTATACCAGCTACGAGCGCCTACTTTATTAATAAAGTGTTTAAGCATCGTTTCGGTTACTTCAAAATCTGCAATAACTCCATCACGAAGTGGACGAATAACGACAATATTTTCCGGTGCCCGACCGATCATACGTCTTGCTTCTTCACCGACAGCAAGTACACGTTTGGTTGTTGTTTCTATAGCGACTACTGAAGGTTCGTCCAACACGACACCTTTTCCTTTTACATGAATCAAAACATTTGCTGTACCTAAATCGATTCCAATATCCTTGCTGAACATATCAAGAGCCTCCAAAAGTTCGTATTTCCGGTAACAAAGCACCGTCCGTTATTTTATGCTTTTACATCATCTGAGAGCCTATTCACTGGTTATGTATGATATGTTAACGAATAAACGTTCTCCGGCAACGATCAGTTCAGCGAAAAAAGTATGTATATGGGCCCACTATAAAATGAATGCAAAAGGCTGACTTATTAAAATTAGCATAATTGCCAAGGGTATTCAACGCCATTGTTCGTCATTTTTGGAAAAGAAACTGTCATATATACCAAAAGAGCCAGACTATAATCAGTCTGACTCTTTAATATACGTGAATTACGATATCAAAAGCGATCTAATGTTCGCCTATAGATACATTAAATTCATATACTGTTTTTAAGCAAGTGTTGGTTGAACGTTCAAAGTAGCTGTGTTTACTTTTTCTGTTTTGTCAGAAAAAGCAGCCATTTGTTCTTCTACCGCAGGTGTAGGTTCTTGAGAAGGTTCTACTTCTTCCAAGCGCCAGATATCTGCTCCCAATCCAGACAACTTCTCAGCCAAATGCACATATCCACGATCAATATGGTGCGTTCCACTAACTTCTGTTGTTCCTTCAGAGATCAAACCTGCACAAATCAATGCAGCTCCTGCGCGCAAATCTGTTGAGCATACTTTCGCGCCCACTAGACTTGCTCCACCTGTTACGATTGATGTTCTACCTTCAATACGAATCCCCGCGTTCATCAGGTTGAACTCATCGACATGCATAAAACGATTTTCAAATACAGTTTCACTAATAATACTAGTTCCTTCAGAAGCAAGCATTAACGCCATCATCTGTGCTTGCATATCTGTTGGGAAACCAGGGTAAGGTAAAGTTTTTAAGTCGACAGCACGAAGTGGCTTATCTGCAATAACCTGCACTCCATTTTCGTCTGGAATGATCGTAATACCCATCTCTTCCATTTTAGAAATAACAGGACCCAAATGATCAGCGATAGCACCTTCCACGTACACGTTACCACCAGTGATAGCTGCGGCAACCATATATGTACCTGCCTCAATACGATCAGGTATAACTGTGTGTTCTGTACCGTTAAGAGATTCTACACCTTCAATGCGAATAACACCTGTACCTGCTCCGCGAACTATAGCACCCATACTGTTAAGGTAGTTAGCCAAGTCTACAATTTCAGGTTCTTTAGCTGCATTCTCAATCGTTGTAGTACCTTCTGCAAGAGTAGCTGCCATCATAATGTTTTCAGTAGCGCCTACGCTAGCTACGTCTAGATAAATCTTCGCTCCACGAAGTCTACCATCACATTTTGCTTCGATGTAGCCTTGCCCCAAATTAATCTCTGCACCCATAGCTTCAAAGCCTTTAAGATGCTGATCAATAGGTCGTGTGCCAATTGCACAACCACCAGGTAAAGAAATACGAGTTTTACCCAAGCGAGTCAACAATGGACCCATAACCAAGAAAGAGGCACGCATTTTGCTTACCCATTCATACGGTGCTTCACAAGAAGTTAATTCTTCTGCATTGACCTGAATAGTCTCATCTTGGTATGTAACAACCGCTCCTAGCGATTCTAATACCTTACTAATCGTCATTACATCGTCAAGAGAAGGTGCGTCATGAATAACACTTACACCATTTTCTCCAAGTAGTGAGGCAGCAATAATTGGAAGAACAGAATTCTTAGCTCCGCTAACTTTAACACTTCCTGTTAATCGCTTGCCACCGCGGACGATAAATTTGCTCATTAGGGTTCCCTCCGCGCGTCATTTTGCTTATCCGGCATTACACAATGACGAATCAGATCAAGCTGAACATAGTTGCATACAGACCATGGTATCTGTCTGTTATTTAATCTAATTCATCTTTCAGATTCGTGTGATTGTACAATACCATATTGCATAAATTTTAGTTTTTAATGTAGTAGGTGAGAATCATACAACTGTTTGGTTTCAAAAAAATAGTCTAACACACTTATAACCACACTGTTCACATTCAAAACATAAATCGGATAGACTGTGTCCAGCGGATATAATCCAGCAGGAAGTTGGATACGAAATGCCCGAGTACAATCGACAATAACAAATGGAGCAATTTGCCGGCAGCACTTTTGGGATAACGAATCAGTAAATCAAGTTTTAAATTTTGCAATGCCCACCAGGACAGACCAATACAAAGGAGCGATATGAATATGGATAGTAAACCGTTCACACCGACAGCGGACACTGTATCTACCGTACTCATTTTTGAAATAGCTCCCTCCTTTATTGCTTACTCATTAATCATCCTTTTATACGGACTATTCTATAATACTTGCACAGCGTTAAAGAATCTAGTCCCAAATTTACAAAAATCAGCATTTTCTTGTCATATTGGTGTTATTTCAGAAAATAACTGCATTTTCAAAGCATTTTTCTCAGCAAATAAATAAATCTTACTGAAATAAAAATAGCAGGGATACGCCTAAAGACCTAACATTTCTCAAAAGACAATCATTCTCAAATCTGTGAATCTCTATTATATGATCAAAACGAACTCACCTATAATAGCACAAGCCATTTTTATAGACAAATTAAAAAATAAAAACCGGACCCTATATAGCGGCCCGGTTATATACATTTAACGGTTCTCACCAGCTGAAGATACTTTAAGACGATTCATTGCTCGTTGTAAAGCAAGTTCAGCCCGGCGGAAGTCAATGTGATCTTGAGTCGACTTGTTGTTGAGACGGCGCTCAGCACGTTCTTTTGCTGCTCTTGCACGTTCAATATCAATATTGTTCGGCAATTCTGCACTATCTGCCAACACTACTACTTTATCAGCACGGACTTCTAGAAATCCACTCTGAATAGCTACCACTGTTTCTTTCCCATTGACTTTGTACACCAATGGAGCGACTTCTAGTGGAGTAACCATCGGAATGTGACCTGCTAGAATCCCAAGTTGACCTTCTACACCTGTGGCTCTTAATTGATCCACCTGTTCGGAAAACACCAGACGTTCAGGTGTTACAATTTCCAATAGAAACGTGCTCACTTTCATCCCTCCTCACGTTTTGCAGGCATATAATTTACAGTGTTTTTGCTTTTTCCACTGCTTCTTCAATCGTGCCTACAAAGAGGAATGCTGCTTCTGGAAGATCATCATGTTTGCCATCTAAAATCTCTTTGAAGCTACGTACTGTTTCTTTAACAGGTACATAACGTCCTTTGATTCCA contains:
- a CDS encoding F0F1 ATP synthase subunit epsilon codes for the protein MSTFLLEIVTPERLVFSEQVDQLRATGVEGQLGILAGHIPMVTPLEVAPLVYKVNGKETVVAIQSGFLEVRADKVVVLADSAELPNNIDIERARAAKERAERRLNNKSTQDHIDFRRAELALQRAMNRLKVSSAGENR
- a CDS encoding flagellar hook-basal body protein, yielding MLRGLYTAASGMITQQRRHDTVTQNIANVNTPGYKQVESIERSFPEMLISLNNGDQGASNQNIGRLNTGVLAEESISMNVQGDMRQTNSADDFALVSEINLADPTTRQNIPFDASGKYVAENGTVTYRPQAFFTATSKTGETGYTRDGNFQLNAAGQLLTSTGNQVLGATGNPITLRGSIDDYNFDSRGNITTKLNGATVGRLGISVVNLPGQMTRAGDGLFRVTDPATAGVRQLQAGDNVEVRQGYLEGSTVDAAASMVDLTAALRAYEANQKIVQFYDKSLDKTVNDVGRV
- a CDS encoding flagellar hook-basal body protein, with protein sequence MNNSMISAMVAMSGIQQKLGVVSDNIANADTVGYKGKQATFEDVFTAVKQQPGAASALPGRVTGAGYNLGFGARMGDVTMNTAQGEMQTTNNPTDLAIQGDGMFAVSADGKQGWTREGSFHFVPSATDPTKAFMATDQGYLLMGKNARGVSAPLEVPAKTNIQIDDKGVVRSTDSAGKITILPQTVQVDRVIHPEGLTQMDGNLFMLPTGANLNDVVGTMSPTTQIRQGFLEGSNVDLSAEMSELITVQRAYQLAARTLSSSDNMMSITNSIRG
- a CDS encoding DUF1146 family protein, which produces MSTVDTVSAVGVNGLLSIFISLLCIGLSWWALQNLKLDLLIRYPKSAAGKLLHLLLSIVLGHFVSNFLLDYIRWTQSIRFMF
- a CDS encoding DNA-directed RNA polymerase subunit beta, producing MASRRAAVQEAAKAQGKATPNKKIVRKPAAPERKEPEKKPATRSSSAGIKTLRVLLVIVGFVVALIAGLAVGYAMIGKQNISDVLYPETWAHIFQLVFAP
- a CDS encoding phospho-sugar mutase; this encodes MTTLSEQAQRNLDQWLNDESIDAATKEELQGLQGQDKELEDRFYRDLEFGTGGLRGVIGAGSNRMNSYTVGRATQGLAEYIVSAHSGEGKPSVVIAHDSRHFSPEFSLEAALVLAGNGIVAKLFPSLRSTPELSFAVRNLKATGGIVITASHNPPEYNGYKVYNNSGGQLVPHEAEKVISNIREVSSFAAIKRMSREEAEQQGLLVWLGKQEDEDFIQAVTDISVNRELLQGEAGKALKIVYTPLHGAGNLPVRAGLERLGFTNVSIVSEQEAPDGNFTTVKSPNPEEREAFTLAIKLGEEVDADILIGTDPDSDRMGAVVKDPTGKYFVLTGNQSGAIMIHYYLSQLQEQGKLPSNGAVIKTIVTSEMGAAIAEHYGATVFNTLTGFKYIGEKMNQFEQSGEHTYLFGYEESYGYLAGNYARDKDAVVAALLISEAAAYYKQQGKTLYDVLQELYEQFGHFQESLESRTLKGKDGVAQIQGIMESWRTESPADIAGVKVSEALDYSKGLDGLPKENVLKFLLEDGSWFCLRPSGTEPKIKVYFAVRGDSGADATDRIQKLTAAVMQRVDG
- the murA gene encoding UDP-N-acetylglucosamine 1-carboxyvinyltransferase — its product is MSKFIVRGGKRLTGSVKVSGAKNSVLPIIAASLLGENGVSVIHDAPSLDDVMTISKVLESLGAVVTYQDETIQVNAEELTSCEAPYEWVSKMRASFLVMGPLLTRLGKTRISLPGGCAIGTRPIDQHLKGFEAMGAEINLGQGYIEAKCDGRLRGAKIYLDVASVGATENIMMAATLAEGTTTIENAAKEPEIVDLANYLNSMGAIVRGAGTGVIRIEGVESLNGTEHTVIPDRIEAGTYMVAAAITGGNVYVEGAIADHLGPVISKMEEMGITIIPDENGVQVIADKPLRAVDLKTLPYPGFPTDMQAQMMALMLASEGTSIISETVFENRFMHVDEFNLMNAGIRIEGRTSIVTGGASLVGAKVCSTDLRAGAALICAGLISEGTTEVSGTHHIDRGYVHLAEKLSGLGADIWRLEEVEPSQEPTPAVEEQMAAFSDKTEKVNTATLNVQPTLA
- the mreB gene encoding rod shape-determining protein MreB; the protein is MFSKDIGIDLGTANVLIHVKGKGVVLDEPSVVAIETTTKRVLAVGEEARRMIGRAPENIVVIRPLRDGVIADFEVTETMLKHFINKVGARSWYSHPRILICAPTNITSVEQKSIREAAERSGAKEVFLEAEPKAAAIGAGMNIFEPSGNMVIDIGGGTTDIAVLSMGDIVTSASLKVAGDKFDESVIRHIKNKYKLLIGERTAEDIKINIATVRPGGVQREMDIRGRDIVSGLPKTITISSGEVQEALSDTILSIVAAAKTVLEQTPPELSADIIDRGVILTGGGAMLDGLEELLSQELHVPVLVAEDPMHCVVKGTGIMLNNLDKVSKKKF
- the fabZ gene encoding 3-hydroxyacyl-ACP dehydratase FabZ codes for the protein MRGVLVVLDVQQIQEIIPHRPPFLLVDRILELEVGKRAVGIKNVTINEPFFVGHFPGYPVMPGVLIVEALAQVGAVAILQMEANRNKLAMFAGIDGVRFRGQVVPGDTLQLEVEITRMKASIGKGQAKATVNGTVVAEGEIMFALTDPNKE